Proteins found in one Aquibium microcysteis genomic segment:
- the boxB gene encoding benzoyl-CoA 2,3-epoxidase subunit BoxB codes for MLDLINVSYDTQIPNNVGLSSDKRVLKALEKWHPGYINWWNDLIPRQFQDSLVYLRTAISVDPKGWAKFDYVRMPEYRWGILLAPQVEDRRIPSGEHAGQPAWQEVPGEYRNMLKRLIVIQGDTEPASVEQQRFLALTAPSLYDMRNLFQVNVEEGRHLWAMVYLLQKYFGADGREEADDLLRRSSGSEEAPRMLGAFNEATPDWLSFFMFTYFTDRDGKMQLESLAQSGFDPLSRTCRFMLTEEAHHMFVGETGVGRVIQRTCEAMKEAGIEDPYDIAAVRNLGVIDLPTIQKKLNLHYTLSLDLFGQEVSTNAANAFNAGIKGRYQETKIDDDHRLQNSTYPVVQLVDGKVVTVDVPALSAINMRLRDDYITDAAGGLKRWNAAIAKMGVPFELTLPHPGFHRNIGVFSSVRMTPAGDLVSAEEFERRRDEWLPSKADGDYIASLMVPCSEPGKYAGWIAPPRVGIDNKPGDFEYVQLHMA; via the coding sequence ATGCTCGACCTGATCAACGTCTCCTACGACACCCAGATCCCGAACAATGTCGGGCTCTCCTCCGACAAGCGCGTGCTGAAGGCGCTGGAGAAGTGGCATCCGGGCTACATCAACTGGTGGAACGACCTGATCCCGCGGCAATTCCAGGACTCGCTCGTCTATCTGCGCACCGCGATCTCGGTCGATCCGAAAGGCTGGGCGAAGTTCGACTACGTTCGCATGCCGGAATACCGCTGGGGCATCCTGCTCGCGCCGCAGGTGGAGGACCGCCGCATCCCCAGCGGCGAGCACGCCGGCCAGCCCGCCTGGCAGGAGGTGCCAGGCGAGTACCGCAACATGCTGAAGCGGCTGATCGTCATCCAGGGCGACACAGAGCCGGCCTCGGTCGAGCAGCAGCGCTTTCTGGCGCTCACCGCCCCCTCGCTCTACGACATGCGCAACCTGTTCCAGGTCAATGTCGAGGAGGGCCGGCATCTCTGGGCCATGGTCTACCTGCTGCAGAAGTATTTCGGCGCCGACGGTCGCGAGGAGGCCGACGACCTGCTGCGCCGCTCCTCCGGCTCCGAAGAAGCGCCGCGCATGCTCGGCGCCTTCAACGAGGCGACGCCGGACTGGCTGTCCTTCTTCATGTTCACCTATTTCACCGACCGCGACGGCAAGATGCAGCTGGAATCGCTCGCCCAGTCGGGCTTCGACCCGCTGTCGCGCACCTGCCGCTTCATGCTGACGGAGGAGGCGCACCACATGTTCGTCGGCGAGACCGGCGTCGGCCGCGTCATCCAGCGCACCTGCGAGGCGATGAAGGAGGCCGGCATCGAGGATCCGTACGACATCGCCGCCGTGCGCAATCTCGGCGTCATCGACCTGCCGACGATCCAGAAGAAGCTCAACCTGCACTACACGCTGTCGCTCGACCTGTTCGGCCAGGAGGTCTCCACCAACGCCGCCAACGCCTTCAACGCCGGCATCAAGGGGCGCTACCAGGAGACGAAGATCGACGACGATCACCGGCTGCAGAACTCGACCTATCCGGTCGTCCAGCTGGTCGACGGCAAGGTGGTGACGGTCGACGTGCCGGCGCTCTCGGCCATCAACATGCGGCTGCGCGACGACTACATCACCGACGCCGCGGGCGGCCTCAAGCGCTGGAACGCGGCCATCGCCAAGATGGGCGTACCGTTCGAGCTGACGCTGCCGCATCCGGGCTTCCACCGCAACATCGGCGTGTTCTCGTCCGTCCGGATGACGCCGGCAGGCGATCTCGTCTCGGCGGAGGAGTTCGAGCGCCGCAGGGACGAGTGGCTGCCGTCGAAGGCCGACGGCGACTACATCGCCTCGCTGATGGTGCCGTGCTCGGAGCCCGGCAAATATGCCGGCTGGATCGCCCCGCCGCGGGTGGGCATCGACAACAAGCCGGGCGATTTCGAATACGTCCAGCTGCACATGGCGTGA
- the boxC gene encoding 2,3-epoxybenzoyl-CoA dihydrolase, with product MHSCRDPRELDVAKVIDFQTDPSKYRHWKIRYEGEVAHLMMDVDETGGLFEGYELKLNSYDLGVDIELADIVQRMRFEHPEVKAVVLQSGKERVFCAGANIRMLGGATHAHKVNFCKFTNETRNTFEAAGAESGQSYIAAVRGACAGGGYELALACDHIILTDDGSSSVALPEVPLLAVLPGTGGLTRVTDKRKVRRDHADVFCSIEEGIKGKRAKDWNLVDDVVPNTKFDELVAQRAREFAAKSNRPAGATGIALTPLDRRFGEDGSVTYSSVEVEIDRAKRVGRITVHGPKDAGPDSVEALHAQGASAWTLRVARELDDAILHLRNNELEIGVLVFRAQGDPVLVAAQEAFLIANRSDWLAGEILLYWKRVLKRVDLTSRSLVALVEPGSCFAGMLAELLFAVDRSYMAEGDFEGDNRPVATITLTEGNFGLYPMSNDLTRLQTRFLGAPGKVDEAKARIGEALEAFDANELGLVTFCFDDIDWEDEVRIFLEERASFSPDAMTGMEANLRFAGPETMETRIFGRLTAWQNWIFQRPNAVGETGALKRYGTGVRGEYDMKRV from the coding sequence ATGCATTCCTGTCGAGACCCCAGGGAGTTGGATGTGGCCAAGGTAATCGATTTCCAGACCGACCCGTCGAAGTACCGGCACTGGAAGATCCGCTACGAGGGCGAGGTCGCCCATCTGATGATGGACGTCGACGAGACCGGCGGCCTCTTCGAGGGCTATGAACTCAAGCTCAATTCCTACGATCTCGGCGTCGACATCGAGCTCGCCGACATCGTCCAGCGGATGCGCTTCGAGCATCCCGAGGTGAAGGCGGTCGTGCTGCAGTCGGGCAAGGAGCGCGTGTTCTGCGCCGGCGCCAACATCCGCATGCTGGGCGGCGCCACCCACGCCCACAAGGTCAATTTCTGCAAGTTCACCAACGAGACCCGCAACACCTTCGAGGCGGCGGGCGCCGAATCGGGCCAGTCCTACATCGCGGCGGTGCGCGGCGCCTGCGCCGGCGGCGGCTACGAACTCGCGCTCGCCTGCGACCACATCATCCTCACCGACGACGGTTCGTCCTCGGTGGCGCTGCCCGAGGTGCCGCTGCTCGCGGTGCTGCCCGGTACCGGCGGCCTCACCCGCGTCACCGACAAGCGCAAGGTGCGGCGCGACCATGCCGACGTGTTCTGTTCCATCGAGGAGGGCATCAAGGGCAAGCGCGCCAAGGACTGGAACCTCGTCGACGACGTCGTGCCGAACACGAAGTTCGACGAGCTCGTGGCGCAGCGCGCCCGCGAATTCGCGGCGAAGTCGAACCGCCCGGCGGGCGCGACCGGCATCGCGCTCACCCCGCTCGACCGCCGCTTCGGCGAGGACGGCTCGGTGACCTATTCGAGCGTCGAGGTCGAGATCGACCGCGCCAAGCGCGTCGGACGGATCACCGTGCACGGTCCGAAGGATGCCGGTCCCGACAGCGTCGAAGCGCTCCACGCGCAGGGCGCTTCGGCCTGGACTCTGCGCGTGGCGCGCGAGCTCGACGACGCGATCCTGCATCTCAGGAACAACGAGCTCGAGATCGGCGTGCTGGTCTTCCGCGCGCAGGGCGATCCGGTGCTCGTCGCCGCGCAGGAGGCCTTCCTCATCGCCAACCGGTCGGACTGGCTGGCCGGCGAGATCCTGCTCTACTGGAAGCGCGTCCTGAAGCGCGTCGACCTCACCTCGCGCTCGCTGGTGGCGCTGGTCGAGCCGGGCTCGTGCTTTGCGGGCATGCTGGCCGAACTGCTCTTTGCCGTCGACCGGTCCTACATGGCCGAGGGCGATTTCGAGGGCGACAACCGCCCGGTCGCGACGATCACGCTGACAGAGGGCAATTTCGGTCTCTACCCGATGTCGAACGACCTGACCCGCCTGCAGACCCGCTTCCTCGGCGCGCCGGGGAAGGTCGACGAGGCGAAGGCGCGCATCGGCGAGGCGCTGGAGGCCTTCGACGCCAACGAACTGGGCCTCGTCACCTTCTGCTTCGACGACATCGACTGGGAGGACGAGGTGCGCATCTTCCTGGAGGAACGCGCCTCCTTCTCGCCCGACGCCATGACCGGCATGGAGGCCAACCTCCGCTTCGCCGGCCCCGAAACCATGGAAACCCGCATCTTCGGCCGCCTCACCGCCTGGCAGAACTGGATCTTCCAGCGCCCCAACGCGGTCGGCGAGACCGGAGCGCTCAAGCGCTACGGCACCGGAGTGCGGGGAGAGTATGACATGAAGCGGGTGTAG
- a CDS encoding DUF309 domain-containing protein → MTAPLRPHPPAAVAAWPLPAQAFVPGRDPRPEEGLFISVADRAPARTDPAAWRANEAWLYGFRLYGGGFFWEAHEVWEPVWMGAAPNSAERHLVQGLIQLANACLKIRMERKRAALRLVRDAGLRLAEAGSAPLMGVAPGTVLAAACGYALRIEAWQGDGLAPLLSHRPQLRCTDSAL, encoded by the coding sequence ATGACGGCGCCGCTGCGGCCGCACCCGCCGGCGGCGGTCGCCGCCTGGCCGCTGCCCGCGCAGGCCTTCGTGCCCGGCCGCGACCCGCGGCCGGAGGAGGGGCTGTTCATCAGTGTCGCCGACCGCGCGCCGGCGCGCACCGATCCCGCCGCCTGGCGGGCCAACGAGGCGTGGCTCTACGGCTTCCGGCTCTATGGAGGCGGCTTCTTCTGGGAGGCGCACGAGGTCTGGGAGCCGGTCTGGATGGGGGCTGCGCCCAACAGCGCCGAGCGTCATCTCGTCCAGGGGCTGATCCAGCTCGCCAATGCCTGCCTGAAGATCAGGATGGAGCGCAAGCGCGCGGCGCTGCGGCTGGTGCGCGATGCCGGGCTGCGGCTCGCCGAGGCCGGTTCGGCGCCGCTGATGGGCGTGGCCCCGGGCACCGTGCTCGCGGCCGCCTGCGGCTATGCGCTGCGAATCGAAGCCTGGCAGGGCGACGGCCTCGCCCCGCTGCTGTCGCATCGACCTCAGCTTCGATGCACAGATAGTGCATTATAA